One window of Papaver somniferum cultivar HN1 chromosome 9, ASM357369v1, whole genome shotgun sequence genomic DNA carries:
- the LOC113308909 gene encoding phytochromobilin:ferredoxin oxidoreductase, chloroplastic-like isoform X1, whose amino-acid sequence MAFSLQIFSFSVPKQKHFTSSKTKRNSSSSTPIISGFSYKKFVNFALEETQRHTHLLPSPLQEKFNLMKSIDQKTELEMLSFQSSKIRLLRGLTIDGSDSMQVMDFAVFPEPEFDLPIFCANCVTVGSVNIVVLDLNPLHDVITERNYREKYYKSLMPLGLKYAELLPWGGKITSESLKFFSPIVIWTKFSSSQHNHDLLFSAFMDYYKAWLEIMDQAKEETDASRVICNLGDQHRYLTWRAEKDPGHRLLKRLIGECDAQDLVRDFLFNGVTTLGAKTFAEYFPEYQQEDGSISEKRSMVGKSFETRPWDTGGEFIGENIM is encoded by the exons ATGGCGTTTTCATTGCAGATATTTTCGTTTTCTGTGCCCAAACAAAAACATTTTACTTCATCGAAGACGAAGAGGAACTCATCTTCCTCTACGCCGATAATCTCTGGTTTCTCTTACAAGAAATTCGTTAACTTCGCTTTAGAAGAAACCCAACGCCATACTCACTTACTTCCTTCGCCATTACAG GAAAAGTTCAATCTCATGAAGTCCATTGATCAGAAAACAGAACTTGAAATGCTATCCTTTCAATCTTCCAAGATTAGACTGCTTCGTGGTTTGACTATCGATGGGAGTGATTCTATGCAG GTCATGGATTTTGCAGTTTTCCCAGAACCAGAGTTTGACCTACCTATTTTCTGTGCCAACTGTGTCACTGTTGGCAGTGTGAATATAGTTGTCTT GGATCTTAATCCTTTGCATGATGTCATCACCGAAAGGAATTACAGGGAGAAGTACTACAAGAGTTTAATGCCTCTTGGGCTGAAATATGCTGAG CTTTTACCTTGGGGAGGCAAGATAACAAGTGAGTCATTGAAATTCTTTTCACCAATTGTCATATGGACCAAGTTCAGTTCAAGCCAACACAATCACGATCTTCTATTTTCAGCATTCATGGATTATTACAAG GCGTGGCTTGAGATAATGGACCAAGCAAAAGAGGAGACAGATGCTTCTCGTGTTATCTGTAACCTTGGGGATCAGCATAGATATCTGACATGGAGAGCAGAAAAG GATCCCGGTCATCGACTGTTAAAAAGGTTGATAGGGGAGTGTGATGCACAG GACCTGGTGAGGGATTTTCTCTTTAATGGAGTAACTACACTAGGAGCTAAAACGTTTGCAGAATACTTTCCTGAGTATCAGCAAGAGGATGGATCAATCAGTGAGAAGCGCAGTATGGTTGGGAAGTCTTTTGAAACTCGGCCATGGGATACTGGAGGTGAATTTATTGGTGAAAATATTATGTGA
- the LOC113308909 gene encoding phytochromobilin:ferredoxin oxidoreductase, chloroplastic-like isoform X2 — translation MKSIDQKTELEMLSFQSSKIRLLRGLTIDGSDSMQVMDFAVFPEPEFDLPIFCANCVTVGSVNIVVLDLNPLHDVITERNYREKYYKSLMPLGLKYAELLPWGGKITSESLKFFSPIVIWTKFSSSQHNHDLLFSAFMDYYKAWLEIMDQAKEETDASRVICNLGDQHRYLTWRAEKDPGHRLLKRLIGECDAQDLVRDFLFNGVTTLGAKTFAEYFPEYQQEDGSISEKRSMVGKSFETRPWDTGGEFIGENIM, via the exons ATGAAGTCCATTGATCAGAAAACAGAACTTGAAATGCTATCCTTTCAATCTTCCAAGATTAGACTGCTTCGTGGTTTGACTATCGATGGGAGTGATTCTATGCAG GTCATGGATTTTGCAGTTTTCCCAGAACCAGAGTTTGACCTACCTATTTTCTGTGCCAACTGTGTCACTGTTGGCAGTGTGAATATAGTTGTCTT GGATCTTAATCCTTTGCATGATGTCATCACCGAAAGGAATTACAGGGAGAAGTACTACAAGAGTTTAATGCCTCTTGGGCTGAAATATGCTGAG CTTTTACCTTGGGGAGGCAAGATAACAAGTGAGTCATTGAAATTCTTTTCACCAATTGTCATATGGACCAAGTTCAGTTCAAGCCAACACAATCACGATCTTCTATTTTCAGCATTCATGGATTATTACAAG GCGTGGCTTGAGATAATGGACCAAGCAAAAGAGGAGACAGATGCTTCTCGTGTTATCTGTAACCTTGGGGATCAGCATAGATATCTGACATGGAGAGCAGAAAAG GATCCCGGTCATCGACTGTTAAAAAGGTTGATAGGGGAGTGTGATGCACAG GACCTGGTGAGGGATTTTCTCTTTAATGGAGTAACTACACTAGGAGCTAAAACGTTTGCAGAATACTTTCCTGAGTATCAGCAAGAGGATGGATCAATCAGTGAGAAGCGCAGTATGGTTGGGAAGTCTTTTGAAACTCGGCCATGGGATACTGGAGGTGAATTTATTGGTGAAAATATTATGTGA